From Candidatus Aminicenantes bacterium:
TTCTTTTGCGTGCTCATCGCTATCTTCACCGGCATCAACCTGGTGTACAAGGAAATCGAAAAAAAGACCATCTTCAACATCCTGAGCAAGCCGGTGACGCGCGACCAGTTCATCATCGGAAAGTTCTTCGGGCTGGCCCTGACCCTGCTGGCGGCGCTGCTCGCCATGTCGGTCATCTTCTTTCTCCTGATCCTGCTGGTCGGCGGCGGTTTCGACTTTAAAATCCTGCTGTACTTCTTCATGCTGTATCTCGAGCTGCTGATCATCGTGGCCATTTCGCTACTGTTCTCCTCTTTCAGCACCCCGATCCTCTCCTTCATCTTCACTGTCTCGCTCTACCTGATCGGCCACGTCATGTGGACGTTCAACGAATTCAAGTCGCTGCTGCGTTCCGGGCTGTGGCTGAAATTCACCCAGGGGATCTACTACATCCTGCCCAACCTCGACAAGTTCAACATCAAGAACGACGTGGTCCTCAACCAACCCCTGCAACCCTGGACCATCGTTTTCACCATCCTCTACGCCCTGGTATACATCCTGGCCGTGCTCGCCCTGACCATCCTGATCTTCCGCAAGCGGGAATTTCAATGATCAAAAGCAGGCTGCTGGCGCTTATTCTCCTGAGCATGCTGTTGTTGGCGGCGCTCATGCAAAACCGTTACGACTCGACGATCCACTATCTGGGCGAGCGCAACGTGTTCGTGTCGTTGCCCTCGGGAAAAGCGCTGCGCGTTCTCTCGTTCGGCTACCAGAACCTGACCGCCGACCTGTTGTTCATCTGGTCGATCCAGTTCTATTCCACCACCTACCTCGTCAACCGCTTCGATTACCTGGAAAGGGTATATGACACCATCACCGATATCACTCCGCCCTACAAGGAGCCCTACATCATCGGCGCGCTGATCATGGCCTTCGAGGCCAAGGACATCCCCATGGCCCTGCGGTTGCTTGACAAGGGCTCGCGCAACCTCCCCGATGAATGGTTCTTCGATCATGAGGCCGGCTATTACTGCTACAAGTACCTGAAGGATATCCCCAAGGCCGAAGCCTATTACAGCCGGGCCGCAAAAAAGCCCAACGCC
This genomic window contains:
- a CDS encoding ABC transporter permease, giving the protein MKMNIKGLVLNTFKESARNKMFYLLVFFGIAFALSSKLISFLTLGDTMKVLKDTGLAAINFFCVLIAIFTGINLVYKEIEKKTIFNILSKPVTRDQFIIGKFFGLALTLLAALLAMSVIFFLLILLVGGGFDFKILLYFFMLYLELLIIVAISLLFSSFSTPILSFIFTVSLYLIGHVMWTFNEFKSLLRSGLWLKFTQGIYYILPNLDKFNIKNDVVLNQPLQPWTIVFTILYALVYILAVLALTILIFRKREFQ